ATGCGCTCGAGATCGCCGTCCTGCAGGGCTGAAGCCATCTCATGCACACGCATGCTCTCGGTGATGACGTGGCGGGCGCGCTTGAGAAGGATTTCGGACATCTGCCCGGACACGCTGTCGAGCTGCAGCAGCGAGGCATCAGCCAGACACTCCAGCTCGGGGTACTTGACCTTCAGGATGTCGTACGCCTCCATGCACTCCTTGTGACGGTCGGCGTAGAAAGAGTCGATCAGCGCGTGCTTTTTCTGGGAGTTGAAGACCCAGAAGTGGACACCGGCGGGCATGGGCACGCGGTCAAAGGTCTCGGTCTTGCAGTCGATGGTGACGATGTGGTCCTTTTCACCGAAGGCGCTGACGCCCTGGTCGAGGATGCCACAGGGCATACCGACAAACTCGTTCTCGGCCTTGCGGCCAAAGCGGGCCATCTGCTTGCGGTCGGCGTCAAAGCCGAAGGCGGACTTGTAGGCGTAGGCAGCGGCCAGCTCAAAGGCAGCGCTGCTGCTCATGCCCGCGCCGGGAGGCAGCGTGCTGGCGAGCGCCATCTTGAAGCCGCCCGGCATATCGAGCCCGCTCTCACGCATGGCGTTAAAGACGCCCAGCGGGTAGTTGGCCCAGCTGTTGTTACCCTCCAGCGGCTTCAGATCGGTGAGGTCGACGACGACCTGCCCCTCGAGCTTACGGTCTACCAGTACCGCTGTCGGCTCCGGAGTACGCGTGAGCGCGATCGAGATCACACAGTCCACAGCCACGCCCATCACGGGCCCGCCATTATAGTCGGTGTGATTGCCGATGAATTCCAGACGACCGGGAGCCATGGCGAGATGCTCGGGCTCTTCGCCAAAGTGTTCTTTAAAGCAGGTGACGACTTCTTTCATGGTACAAAGAAAAAGCCCGCAGTTACTGCGGGCTTTCTCAAGTCTAAAATGACGGAACAGATTAGAGAATGCCCTTCAGGCCGGCACCCGGCTTGAACTTGACAGTCTTGGAAGCGGCAATCTTGATCTTCTCACCCGTCTTCGGGTTGACGCCGGTGCGGGCGGCACGCTTGGTGACGGAGAAAGTACCGAAACCGATGAGCTGAACAGCCTTATCCTTTTTCACGCCCTTTTTGACAGCGTCGAGAAAGGCGTCAACGGCACGTTCGGCCTGAGCCTTGGAAGTGTCTTTACCGAGTTGCTTTTGCACTTCGATAACAAGCTCTGCTTTATTCATATTGGTATAGATGTATTGGATGTTTACGGTTTGAGAATACAATGCCGATTAGGTAGGTGTCAGCTATGCACCGTCAA
This genomic interval from Ruficoccus sp. ZRK36 contains the following:
- a CDS encoding HU family DNA-binding protein → MNKAELVIEVQKQLGKDTSKAQAERAVDAFLDAVKKGVKKDKAVQLIGFGTFSVTKRAARTGVNPKTGEKIKIAASKTVKFKPGAGLKGIL
- the galK gene encoding galactokinase yields the protein MKEVVTCFKEHFGEEPEHLAMAPGRLEFIGNHTDYNGGPVMGVAVDCVISIALTRTPEPTAVLVDRKLEGQVVVDLTDLKPLEGNNSWANYPLGVFNAMRESGLDMPGGFKMALASTLPPGAGMSSSAAFELAAAYAYKSAFGFDADRKQMARFGRKAENEFVGMPCGILDQGVSAFGEKDHIVTIDCKTETFDRVPMPAGVHFWVFNSQKKHALIDSFYADRHKECMEAYDILKVKYPELECLADASLLQLDSVSGQMSEILLKRARHVITESMRVHEMASALQDGDLERMGNLLIASHESSRHDFENSCDELDFLVDELKNLPGVHGARLTGGGFGGAVMAVTDGTFSEAIAEEACARYNERFGHSPKVFHTRTGEGAHIVAPAGV